From the Halobacterium zhouii genome, the window CGCGTGCTGGAGTAACATACGGTGGCGGTACGGACACCCACGGGAAAGGCGTGTCGGAGGTGTGAACCGCGCGGCGCGCGTCGTCGCCGGTCGTCCACCGAACGGGGAGAACTCGCCGCATCGAAGAGGTTTTGACCGCCCACTCGGAACCGGAGAGGTATGATTGCTCCGTGGGACGACTGGGACCACGTACTGAAGGTGGACCCGGACAAGTCACTCGTCGACGGCGAGACGTTCGACGACGTGATGGAGACCGGGACGGACGCCATCGAGGTCGGTGGCACACTTGACGTGACGGCGGAGAAGATGGAGCGCGTCATCGACGCGTGCCGCGAACACGACGTGCCGCTGTACCAGGAACCGTCGAACCCCGCCGTCGTCGTCGAGAACGATGCGCTCGACGGCTACCTCGTGCCGGTAGTGATGAACGCCGGTGACCCGTTCTGGATCACGGGCGCGCACAAGGAGTGGGCGCGCATCGCCGAACTGGACTGGGAGCGCACCGCGACGGAGGCGTACATCGTGTTGAATCCGGAGGCGAGCGTCGCGGAGTACACCGACGCGGACTGCGACCTGGACGCCGATGACGTCGCTGCGTACGCGACGGTGGCAGAGCGGATGTTCGGTCAAGACGTCGTCTACGTCGAGTATTCGGGAATGCTCGGCGACCCGGACGTGGTCGGCGCGGCCCACGACGCCCTCGAGGATGCGACGCTGTTCTACGGCGGCGGCATCCACGACTACGACGACGCCTACGAGATGGGTGAACGAGCGGACACCATCGTCGTCGGGGATTTGCTCCACGACGAGGGCGTGGACGCGGTGCGCGAAACCGTCGAGGGCGTCCGAGACGCCCACGACTGAGCGTCGGCACGGCGGCCAGTTTTCGACGCGCGGCTACGTTCCGGCACCGATTCGCGGGTCGAGGTAGCCGTACAGCAGGTCCTGGACGTAACTCGCCAGCACGCCGCCGAGCGCGAGCGCGAGCGAACTCGCGATGATGAGAGACATGTCCCGCGTGCGCACGGCAATCATGTTGATGGCGGCGAGCCCCTCGATGCCGAACACCGACTCGATGACGTAGATGTTCAACAGCACGACCACGAGCAGTTCGGACAGCGACGCCGAGACGATGGGCACCGCCGCGTTCCGCAGGACGTGCCTGGCGACGCGGAGGTTTCCGGCGCCCTTCGCGCGGTGGAGTTTCGCGAGTTCACCGCCGTCGCGGTCGAGGTACGCGGTGCGCACGTACCGGAGTTGCCACCCGATCAGTGACAGCGCGAACACGGCCGCGGGCACGAGGAACCGCCACGGCTTCCACGTCGGCCAGAGGCCGCTGTTCGGGGAGGTGACGCGACCCATGATGTAGAACGGCGGCCCCCGCCACTGCAGGAGATTTACCCAGTCGAAATCGAGTGGCAGTTTCCAGAACACGAGGAAGGCGGCGATGAACACCGGCACGCCGACCGCGGCGTACGAACCCACGCGGACCACCCAGTCGGGGGTGCTGTTGGGGAACGCGCCGGAGATAGTGCCGAAGAGGGTGCCGAGCAACACGGCCAGCAGCACCGCTGGTATCGTGTAGAAGGCGGTCCGCTGGATGGCCGGCCACAGCACCTCCGAGACGGGCGCGCGCATAGACGTCGACTGCCCGAAGTCGAGCGTGGTGACGTCAGCGAGCCAGTCGGCGTACCGGACGGCCATCGAGTCGTCGAGCCCCCGCTCTGCCTCGTAGTGCTCGATGAAGTCGTTTATCTCCTCCTGGCTCGCGCCGTGGCGTTCCATCTGTGCGATGGTCGCCTGTTTGTTGGTGTCCGGCGTGAACGCGACGATGGCGAACGTCGCGGTCAGGACGAGGTAGACGGTCAGCAACGCGAACAGGGTTCGCCGGGTGACGTACGCAGCGAAGTTCACGCCGACTCACCCCCCTGCTCGATTCTGGGGTCGAGGTAGCCGTGTAACACGTCCTGGAAGAAGTTCCCGACGATGCCGACGAACACCAGCACCATCGTGGTGCCGAGGATGAGCGCCATGTCGCGGTTCTCGACGGCGTAGAGGCTGAGTGCTCCGACTCCCGGAATCCCGAACACGGTCTCGATGACGTAGACGTTCAACATCAGCACCGCGATGACCTCGGAGAGGGACATCGAGAGGATGGGAATCGCGGCGTTCCGCAGGACGTGGCGGGCGGTCTGAAGGCGCCCTGACCCCTTCGCGTACAGGAGTTTCACGAAGTCAGCGTTGACGTGCTCGAGTGATTCCGCGCGTGCGTGCTGGAGTAGTCCAGCGAGCAGGCCGAGCGAGAGGACGAACGTCGGGAGCGCGTACCGGAGCGGGTGACTGAACTGCCAGGTGCTCCCGATGGTCGCGCTCGCTTGCGGGACGACCGCTCTCGGGACCAGCCAGGGGTAGTTGTACCACTGGTCGAGGAAGTTCACGAGCCAGAACGACGGGATTCCCATCGCGGCGTACGCGACGAGGCGCGACCCCCGGTCGGTGGCGGAGTTACGGTTGAGGGCGTCGAACAGACCGCCGAGCACGCCCAGCGAGAGCGTGAGGAGGAACGAGGGGACGACGTACGCGAGCGTGTACGGCAGGCGATTCGCCACCACGTCAGTCACGGGTCTGTTGCCGAGCGAGGCTGTTTCACCCCAGTCGAGGGTGGCGATTCCGACGACCCACTTGCCGTACCGCTCGACGAGCGAACCCGTCATGCCGTGCTCCTTCCGGAATTCGGATTTGAACTGCTCGATCTCCGCGTCGGACGCTCCCGACCGCTCCATCATCGCGAGCTCTCCCTGGAGTTGCGGGTTCGGGGTGAGCGCGACGACGCCGAACGTGAGCGTCACGACGAGCAACGCGGCGAACACCGCGAAGGCGAACCGCCGAGTGACGAACGCTGCGAAACTCACGGTACACCACCGCTCTGCGGGGAGGAGGGACGCGTGCAGGGCATTACCAGGTGGATAGCTGACAATCAACAATTATAAGGTTTTCGTTGCATCGTACCTTCCTGTGCCCTCCACTCGGCTGAACGACGCCACCTTCCTCGAGGTGGACTGGACCGAAATCGAGGACGGACACCGCATCAGCAGGCGAACTGTCGGGTTCGCGCTGGCGTTGCTCGCGGTCGCCGCGCTGTTCGTGTACGACCACGTGTTCGTGACCGGCGCCATCGTCGGCACCTGGGACGTCACCCGCGTCGACTGGCTGTTCGGCGTCTCGCTCGTCGTCTGCGCCCGATACGTCGGGGTTCCGCTGGCCACCAACTGGGACCGGACGAAGCGGTACGCCGCGCGGATCGCTGACGACCCGTTCGCCGCCAGCGCGTTCGTGTTCTTCGGGGTGTTCTTCGTAGTCGCGCTGGTCGGCCCCGAGGTGTACGGTATGGCGCTCTCGGACCTCTCCCGGGAGTACCAGCCGCCGGTGTTCGCCGCCGTCGACGCGAGCGCGTACTCCCACTACGACTGCATCGGTCGGCTGGCGAACGGCTACTGCCACGGCTCCTGGGAGTACCCGCTCGGGACCACTTCGATGGGCGAACCCGTCCTCGAGATGCTCGTCTACGGGATGCGGACCATCCTCGAGGTCGCGCTCTCCGTCACGGTCATCATGGGCGTCGTGGCCACCGCGGTGGGCACCACCGCGGGCTACCTCGGCGGGTGGGTCGACGACGTGTTGATGGGGTACGTCGACGTCCAGCAGACCATCCCCGCCGTCGTCGTCTACCTCGTCGTCGCCACGATGGTGCTGCGGGACAAGAGCGTCTTCGTGCTCGCCATCTTCTTCGGCCTGCTGGACTGGGGTGGCATCGCGCGCCTGGTGCGCAGCGAGACGCTGAAACGTCGGTCGTCGGGGTACGTCCGTGCAGCACGGGCTTCCGGCGCCAGCGACTACCACGTCATCCGCCGGCACCTCGTGCCGAACGCGACGGCGACGCTCTCGACCAGCCTCTCCCGTCGCATTCCGGTCCTCATCCTCACGCAGGTCGGCCTCGCCTTCCTGATGTTGACCGGGACCACGATGCGCTCGCTCGGGGAGATGATCCGGCGCGGTATCCACACCACCAACTGGCTCCACCACTGGTGGACCTCGGCCACCGCAGTCGTGTTCATCGTGCTGGTCGTACTCGCCTGTAACGTCGTCGGGGACGCGCTCCGGGACGCCCTCGACCCGAAGGGCTCGTAGTCACGAGCCAATCTGCGGGTCGAGGTAGCCGTACAGCAGGCCCTGGACGTAACTCGCGAGAATGCCACCGAACGCCAGACCAGCGACGACCCGATGATGAGCGGCATGTCCCGGAGTTCCTCCTCGGACGCTCGTTCGTACTACGACGCGGCCGAGAGCTGGCCGCCGAGGTGCGTGTTTGGGTGAGCGCGACGGCGCCGGACGTCAACGACACGACGAGGTACGCCGTCGGGAGCGCGAACAACGTCCTGCGAGCGCCGTCACCGACGAATTTCACTGGGAACAGCCCGGGGCGTTCGTGGAGGGCGTGGCTAGCGGCATCTGTCACCAAGATAACCACTCACAAAGTTTTATAAAGATTGGTCATAATCCAGCGGATGAGTTACATGCCCTCCACGGAACGGACCGACGCGCTGTTCACTCGCGTACGTTGGAGTGAACAGACCGGCAGTGGACTCGACGCCCGGCTACGGACGGTCGGGTTCGTCGTTGCGCTGACTGCGCTCGCTGCCGCCTTCGCATACGACTACGTCGTCGAACCAGCATCGCTCATTCACCACTGGGACGTCAGCCGGATGGACTGGCTGTTCTTCCTGGCCTGCGTCCTCTTCGCACGGTACGGGGTCGTCCCGCTCGCCGCCGACCGCGAGCGCTCGTCGAGCAACCTCCGGGCGTTCCTCTCGCGGCCCGCCGGCGTGCTGAGCCTCGGTTACGTGCTCACGTTCTGCCTGCTCGGCCTGCTCGGCCCGGAGGTGTTCGGGATGGCCACCACGAACCTCTACCACGATCTCCAGCCACCCGTGTTCACGAGCGTCAACACCTGGGGCGTCTACGGCTACGAGTGCCTCGGGGCGACCAGCGGAGACCTCTGTTACGGTTCCTGGCAGTACCCCCTCGGGACCACGCAGTCCGGCGAGGGAATGGCGAAGATGCTGATGTACGGCGCACGCATCGCCCTCAAACTCTCACTCGCCGCGGCGATGATCATGGTCGTCGCGGCCACCGCCGTGGGCACCACCGCTGGCTACTTCGGCGGGTGGATCGACGACGTGTTGATGCGGTACGTCGACGTCCAGCAGACCATCCCCGCCATCGTCGTGTACATCATTCTGGGCACGATGTTCCTCGGGAAAGGACTGTTCACGCTCGCGCTCGTCTTCGGCCTGCTGGACTGGGGAGGCATCGCGCGTCTGGTGCGCAGCGAGACGCTGAAACGCCGGTCGTCGGGGTACGTGCGGGCGGCACAGGCCGCGGGGGCGAGTGACCTCCACGTCATCCGCCGGCACGTCATTCCGAACTCCACGGCGACCGTCGTCACCGCGCTCACGCGCCAGATTCCGCTGCTCATCCTGGCGCAGATAGCGCTCGCGTACCTCAAACTCAACACCGTCGCGCTGCGGTCCCTCGGTGGCGTGCTCCGGCGCGGCCTCACGGGCCGGTTCATGACCTGGACCCAGAAGTGGTGGGTCGTGGTCTCGGTCACGGTGTTCCTGGCGGTGACGGTCGTGGCGTTCAACGTCTTCGGGGACGTCGCCCGCGACGTACTAGACCCCAGTGAGGAGGTGGCGTAGATGGCAGACCCCATCCTCTCCGTGCGCGACCTCCACACCCAGTTCCACACCGACGAAGGGACGGTCCACGCCGTCGACGGCGTGAGCTTCGACGTCGAACCCGGCGAGACGGTCTGTCTCGTCGGCGAATCCGGCTCCGGGAAGACCGTCGCCTGCGAGTCTATCACGAAACTCATCCCGACGCCGCCCGGCGAGATCGCGGGCGGCGACGTGCATTTCGACGGCGAGAACCTCGCGGAACTCTCCTCGAAGGAACTCGAAGAGTACCGCGGCGGCCGCATCGGGCACGTGTTCCAGAACCCGCAGGGCGCTCTCGACCCGGTCTACACAGTGGGCGAGCAACTCGTGGAAGCCATTCGGCTCCATCGGGACGTCCCGAAGTCGGCGGCCCGAGAACGCGCGGTCGGGTTGCTCGACCGCGTCGGCA encodes:
- a CDS encoding phosphoglycerol geranylgeranyltransferase, with the translated sequence MIAPWDDWDHVLKVDPDKSLVDGETFDDVMETGTDAIEVGGTLDVTAEKMERVIDACREHDVPLYQEPSNPAVVVENDALDGYLVPVVMNAGDPFWITGAHKEWARIAELDWERTATEAYIVLNPEASVAEYTDADCDLDADDVAAYATVAERMFGQDVVYVEYSGMLGDPDVVGAAHDALEDATLFYGGGIHDYDDAYEMGERADTIVVGDLLHDEGVDAVRETVEGVRDAHD
- a CDS encoding ABC transporter permease, with translation MNFAAYVTRRTLFALLTVYLVLTATFAIVAFTPDTNKQATIAQMERHGASQEEINDFIEHYEAERGLDDSMAVRYADWLADVTTLDFGQSTSMRAPVSEVLWPAIQRTAFYTIPAVLLAVLLGTLFGTISGAFPNSTPDWVVRVGSYAAVGVPVFIAAFLVFWKLPLDFDWVNLLQWRGPPFYIMGRVTSPNSGLWPTWKPWRFLVPAAVFALSLIGWQLRYVRTAYLDRDGGELAKLHRAKGAGNLRVARHVLRNAAVPIVSASLSELLVVVLLNIYVIESVFGIEGLAAINMIAVRTRDMSLIIASSLALALGGVLASYVQDLLYGYLDPRIGAGT
- a CDS encoding ABC transporter permease, which encodes MSFAAFVTRRFAFAVFAALLVVTLTFGVVALTPNPQLQGELAMMERSGASDAEIEQFKSEFRKEHGMTGSLVERYGKWVVGIATLDWGETASLGNRPVTDVVANRLPYTLAYVVPSFLLTLSLGVLGGLFDALNRNSATDRGSRLVAYAAMGIPSFWLVNFLDQWYNYPWLVPRAVVPQASATIGSTWQFSHPLRYALPTFVLSLGLLAGLLQHARAESLEHVNADFVKLLYAKGSGRLQTARHVLRNAAIPILSMSLSEVIAVLMLNVYVIETVFGIPGVGALSLYAVENRDMALILGTTMVLVFVGIVGNFFQDVLHGYLDPRIEQGGESA
- a CDS encoding ABC transporter permease translates to MPSTRLNDATFLEVDWTEIEDGHRISRRTVGFALALLAVAALFVYDHVFVTGAIVGTWDVTRVDWLFGVSLVVCARYVGVPLATNWDRTKRYAARIADDPFAASAFVFFGVFFVVALVGPEVYGMALSDLSREYQPPVFAAVDASAYSHYDCIGRLANGYCHGSWEYPLGTTSMGEPVLEMLVYGMRTILEVALSVTVIMGVVATAVGTTAGYLGGWVDDVLMGYVDVQQTIPAVVVYLVVATMVLRDKSVFVLAIFFGLLDWGGIARLVRSETLKRRSSGYVRAARASGASDYHVIRRHLVPNATATLSTSLSRRIPVLILTQVGLAFLMLTGTTMRSLGEMIRRGIHTTNWLHHWWTSATAVVFIVLVVLACNVVGDALRDALDPKGS
- a CDS encoding ABC transporter permease; amino-acid sequence: MSYMPSTERTDALFTRVRWSEQTGSGLDARLRTVGFVVALTALAAAFAYDYVVEPASLIHHWDVSRMDWLFFLACVLFARYGVVPLAADRERSSSNLRAFLSRPAGVLSLGYVLTFCLLGLLGPEVFGMATTNLYHDLQPPVFTSVNTWGVYGYECLGATSGDLCYGSWQYPLGTTQSGEGMAKMLMYGARIALKLSLAAAMIMVVAATAVGTTAGYFGGWIDDVLMRYVDVQQTIPAIVVYIILGTMFLGKGLFTLALVFGLLDWGGIARLVRSETLKRRSSGYVRAAQAAGASDLHVIRRHVIPNSTATVVTALTRQIPLLILAQIALAYLKLNTVALRSLGGVLRRGLTGRFMTWTQKWWVVVSVTVFLAVTVVAFNVFGDVARDVLDPSEEVA